The proteins below come from a single Gloeocapsa sp. PCC 73106 genomic window:
- a CDS encoding TniB family NTP-binding protein: MTQAKEIAQKLGELNRDEQWLQAEIARLNRQSIVPLEHIRDLHEWLDGKRKARQSCRLVGESRTGKTVACEAYTLRNKPRQQGRQTPIVPVVYIMPPTKCGSKDLFKEIIEYLRYKAVKGTVSEFRSRAMEVLKGCEVEMIIIDEADRLKPDTFPDVRDINDKLEISVVLVGTDRLDAVIKRDEQVYNRFRAHRRFGKLAGVEFKKTVAIWEEKVLKLPVASNLTSPAMIKILVKATEGYIGRLDEILREAAIKSLSMGYQRLEKEVLQDVAREYS, encoded by the coding sequence ATGACACAGGCAAAAGAAATTGCTCAGAAATTGGGGGAGTTAAACAGAGATGAGCAGTGGTTACAGGCGGAAATTGCCCGTTTAAACCGTCAAAGCATCGTCCCCCTAGAACATATTCGAGATTTACATGAATGGCTTGATGGAAAGCGCAAAGCAAGGCAGTCTTGTCGCTTGGTGGGAGAGTCACGCACAGGAAAAACGGTGGCTTGTGAGGCTTATACGTTGAGAAATAAACCCAGACAACAAGGAAGACAAACACCTATTGTTCCAGTAGTTTACATTATGCCTCCTACTAAATGTGGCTCTAAAGATTTATTTAAAGAAATTATCGAATATTTGCGCTATAAAGCAGTTAAAGGAACGGTTTCGGAGTTTCGGTCCAGGGCGATGGAGGTGTTAAAAGGGTGTGAGGTAGAAATGATTATTATTGATGAAGCTGACCGTCTCAAACCTGATACTTTTCCTGATGTGCGAGATATTAATGATAAGTTAGAAATTTCGGTGGTTTTAGTGGGAACTGATCGACTAGATGCGGTGATTAAGCGCGATGAACAGGTTTATAATCGGTTTCGCGCTCATCGTCGTTTTGGTAAGTTGGCAGGGGTAGAATTTAAGAAAACGGTAGCAATTTGGGAGGAAAAGGTCTTAAAGTTGCCTGTTGCTTCAAATTTAACCAGTCCTGCTATGATTAAGATTCTCGTCAAGGCGACAGAGGGGTATATCGGTCGTTTAGATGAGATATTACGAGAGGCGGCGATTAAATCATTATCAATGGGTTATCAACGTCTTGAAAAAGAGGTTTTACAAGATGTAGCGAGGGAATACTCATAA
- a CDS encoding TniQ family protein, producing MFAVEPMEGESLSHFLGRVRRRNHLSPSALGQLAGIGAKIARWERFHLNPFPSDADLKALGEVVGVEGGRLRLMLPPLGEGMIFEPIRLCGTCYDELPCHKIEWQFKSVWKCQKHGLKLLSKCPNCGKKFKTPALWEFGECDRCFLPFAQMRKYEKII from the coding sequence TTGTTTGCTGTCGAACCAATGGAAGGGGAAAGCCTCAGTCACTTTTTGGGGCGAGTGAGACGACGAAATCACTTGAGTCCGAGTGCTTTGGGGCAACTAGCAGGGATAGGAGCAAAAATAGCCCGATGGGAACGATTTCATCTCAATCCTTTTCCTTCTGATGCCGATTTAAAGGCTTTAGGGGAGGTTGTTGGGGTTGAGGGTGGACGTTTACGTTTGATGCTACCTCCCTTGGGAGAAGGGATGATATTTGAACCGATTCGTTTGTGTGGGACGTGTTATGATGAGTTGCCCTGTCATAAGATTGAATGGCAGTTTAAGTCGGTTTGGAAGTGTCAGAAGCATGGCTTAAAGTTATTGTCTAAATGTCCGAACTGTGGGAAGAAGTTTAAGACTCCTGCTTTGTGGGAGTTTGGAGAGTGCGATCGCTGTTTTCTCCCATTTGCTCAGATGAGAAAATATGAGAAAATAATCTAA